In Arthrobacter sp. PAMC25284, a single genomic region encodes these proteins:
- a CDS encoding heme o synthase: MTATVSTTDIPLNASPVPGRLGFRRKAKAYLALTKPRVIELLLVSTLPTMIYAERGFPSIGLILATLVGGAFAAGSAGAFNCYIDRDIDKLMHRTENRPLVTGEITPREALVFSWLLGAAAIAILWFGANPLAAWLGVGAIVFYVVIYTIILKRRTAQNIVWGGAAGCFPVLIAWAAVTNTVEWPAVVLFMVIFLWTPPHYWPLSMRYGEDYRNANVPMLGAIAGAKVVSVQVVLYAWAMVACSLLMVPAGGAGWVYTVTAVVAGAWFLYESHALHTRAHDGDVSNKGAMKVFHGSISYLTLLFIALAVDPFVGAPLMGG; encoded by the coding sequence GTGACTGCCACCGTGAGCACAACTGACATACCGTTGAACGCCTCCCCGGTCCCGGGGAGACTCGGCTTCCGCCGTAAAGCCAAGGCTTACCTGGCGCTCACCAAACCCCGTGTGATTGAACTTCTGCTGGTCAGTACCCTGCCCACGATGATCTACGCGGAACGCGGCTTTCCCTCGATCGGCCTGATCCTGGCGACGCTCGTGGGCGGCGCCTTCGCGGCCGGCAGCGCGGGAGCCTTCAACTGCTATATCGACCGCGATATCGACAAGCTCATGCACCGGACCGAGAACCGCCCGCTCGTGACCGGAGAGATCACGCCCCGGGAGGCCCTGGTGTTTTCGTGGCTGCTTGGCGCGGCGGCGATCGCGATTCTCTGGTTCGGCGCGAACCCGCTTGCTGCCTGGCTCGGGGTCGGTGCCATTGTCTTTTACGTCGTGATCTACACGATCATTCTTAAGCGACGGACCGCCCAGAACATCGTCTGGGGCGGCGCTGCCGGTTGTTTTCCGGTGCTGATCGCTTGGGCGGCGGTGACCAATACGGTGGAGTGGCCCGCCGTCGTGCTCTTTATGGTGATCTTCCTGTGGACCCCGCCGCACTACTGGCCGCTCTCGATGCGGTACGGCGAGGATTACCGCAATGCCAACGTTCCGATGCTCGGTGCCATTGCCGGCGCCAAGGTGGTTTCGGTCCAGGTTGTCCTGTATGCGTGGGCCATGGTTGCGTGCTCGCTGCTGATGGTCCCGGCCGGCGGGGCCGGCTGGGTCTACACCGTGACGGCTGTTGTGGCCGGCGCCTGGTTCCTCTACGAATCTCATGCCCTGCATACGCGGGCCCACGACGGCGATGTTTCCAACAAGGGCGCGATGAAGGTCTTCCACGGCTCCATCAGCTACCTGACCCTGCTGTTCATCGCCCTCGCGGTTGACCCGTTCGTTGGCGCCCCGCTCATGGGCGGCTAG